Proteins from a single region of Laspinema palackyanum D2c:
- a CDS encoding chemotaxis protein CheW gives MLMLLFYVGPDRYALGCSQVVEVIPLVELRKLYHAPEYMAGLFNYRGSIVPVLDLCHLIQGSSSRSCLSTRIILVKYQQNHQNEQLIGLMAERVTDTVNVPESQFKGEGIHLENAAYLGKIIMDEEKGTIQQLRLDYLLSQQAQAFLSPIGETE, from the coding sequence ATGTTAATGTTACTGTTTTATGTCGGGCCTGATCGGTATGCCCTAGGCTGTTCCCAGGTCGTAGAAGTCATTCCCCTGGTGGAGTTGAGAAAACTATACCACGCCCCAGAATATATGGCGGGATTGTTTAATTACCGAGGGAGCATTGTTCCAGTTCTCGATTTATGTCATTTGATTCAAGGGAGTTCTTCTCGCTCTTGCTTAAGCACTCGGATTATTCTGGTTAAGTATCAGCAAAACCACCAGAATGAGCAACTGATTGGATTAATGGCCGAGCGAGTGACTGATACGGTGAATGTCCCGGAATCTCAATTTAAGGGAGAGGGGATTCACTTAGAAAATGCAGCCTATTTGGGCAAAATCATCATGGACGAAGAAAAAGGGACAATCCAGCAGTTGCGCCTAGATTATTTACTTTCACAGCAAGCACAAGCATTCCTATCGCCAATTGGGGAGACTGAATAG
- a CDS encoding CheR family methyltransferase: MVWDEIERKLSNTSGLDPKTLGSQAIVKAVRDRMQVCGVENVTTYLDVWLCSPQELQALIEETVVPETWFFREPESFEFLRRYVLFEWLPHHREGILRLLSVPCSTGEEPYSLAMMLLDAGLPPNRFAIDAVDISQKAQAKAKQGLYREHSFRSKNLGFRHRYFEETAPGYQLSAAVKETVNFIQGNLLEPLFLYGKPLYDIIFFRNLLIYLEPAARDRALQVLNRLLSPSGLLFVGSAEAGPMIEQRFISLRHSMTFAYRKRQKSDGTARFYVPGDEPEYSSFQVPPPTPPRSDSPGFPPQSSLPSSAELPPEARREHPPSSEAIAANTPSSPQPIPESLLMQARHLADVGQLYEAAQLCETYLSQHRTDANAYVLLGEIRQGAGQSERAEQCWEKAVYLQPYHYEALTHLLLLKESQGDLTHASTLRQRIQRLLNSQEK; the protein is encoded by the coding sequence ATGGTTTGGGACGAAATTGAGCGAAAACTCAGCAATACGAGCGGATTAGACCCGAAAACCCTAGGCTCTCAGGCGATCGTCAAAGCCGTTCGAGACCGGATGCAGGTTTGTGGGGTTGAGAATGTAACCACCTATCTCGATGTATGGCTCTGTTCTCCCCAGGAATTACAGGCCCTAATTGAGGAGACCGTTGTGCCTGAAACCTGGTTTTTTCGGGAGCCTGAATCTTTTGAGTTTCTCCGGCGTTACGTCCTGTTCGAGTGGTTACCCCACCACCGAGAAGGTATTCTCCGCCTGTTAAGCGTTCCCTGCTCAACGGGAGAAGAACCTTATTCCCTCGCGATGATGCTCCTAGATGCAGGGTTACCTCCGAATAGGTTTGCGATTGACGCCGTTGATATCAGTCAAAAAGCCCAAGCTAAAGCTAAACAAGGTCTCTATCGAGAGCATTCCTTTCGGAGTAAAAATTTAGGCTTTCGCCACCGCTATTTTGAGGAAACCGCGCCGGGATATCAACTTTCAGCGGCAGTTAAGGAGACCGTAAATTTTATCCAGGGCAATCTTTTAGAACCCCTTTTTTTGTATGGAAAACCGCTTTATGATATTATATTTTTTCGGAATTTATTAATTTATCTGGAACCTGCGGCTCGCGATCGCGCCTTGCAAGTGTTAAATCGGTTATTATCTCCCTCTGGACTGCTGTTTGTTGGCTCTGCTGAAGCCGGACCGATGATTGAGCAGCGATTCATCTCCCTGCGCCATTCCATGACTTTTGCCTACCGCAAGCGACAAAAAAGCGATGGAACCGCTCGCTTCTATGTCCCAGGGGATGAGCCTGAATACTCTTCCTTCCAGGTTCCCCCGCCAACTCCCCCGCGCTCTGACTCTCCTGGATTTCCACCCCAATCCTCACTCCCTTCTTCTGCGGAACTCCCCCCAGAAGCCAGAAGAGAACATCCTCCAAGCTCCGAGGCGATCGCCGCGAACACCCCTTCCTCACCCCAGCCAATCCCTGAGTCCCTTCTGATGCAGGCTAGACATCTAGCGGATGTCGGACAATTGTATGAAGCCGCCCAGCTATGCGAAACTTACCTCAGTCAACATCGCACCGATGCCAATGCCTATGTCTTATTAGGTGAAATCCGCCAAGGCGCAGGACAGTCTGAGCGTGCCGAACAATGTTGGGAAAAAGCCGTTTACCTCCAACCCTATCACTATGAAGCCTTGACACATCTGCTCTTGCTCAAAGAATCTCAAGGAGATCTCACCCATGCCAGTACCCTTAGACAGCGGATTCAAAGACTGCTCAACTCTCAGGAGAAATAG
- a CDS encoding polyphosphate kinase 2 family protein yields the protein MTDHQSDNLFPIEKLDDLIRPFIVPPERKISLAKDYDPGYKADHLKKSKAKGQLKEGIDALAEYQDVLYAENTHAVLIIFQAMDAAGKDSTIKHVMSGINPQGCQVHSFKAPSTQELNHDYLWRCSKALPERGRIGIFNRSYYEEILVTRVHPEILEQRSLPVSITDNDIWKRRFQEINNFEKHLVNNGTIILKFFLNVSKEEQKDRFLERINRPEKNWKFSENDANERSFWDDYMAVYEDMFNHTSTKYAPWYIIPADHKWFTRLVVAGIIYTQLKELNLKYPTLSKEQHQELLNAKKILESQK from the coding sequence ATGACAGATCATCAATCTGATAATTTATTCCCAATCGAAAAACTTGACGATTTGATTCGTCCTTTTATTGTGCCACCAGAACGAAAAATTTCTCTTGCCAAAGACTACGATCCAGGCTATAAAGCCGATCACCTCAAAAAGTCGAAAGCTAAAGGTCAATTAAAGGAAGGTATTGATGCGTTAGCTGAATATCAGGATGTTCTCTATGCCGAAAACACCCATGCTGTGCTAATCATCTTTCAGGCTATGGATGCGGCGGGAAAAGATAGTACCATCAAGCACGTTATGTCTGGGATTAATCCTCAAGGATGTCAAGTGCATAGCTTTAAAGCTCCATCTACGCAAGAGTTAAACCATGACTATTTGTGGCGATGTTCTAAGGCTTTACCCGAAAGAGGACGAATTGGCATTTTTAATCGTTCTTATTACGAAGAAATTTTAGTAACAAGAGTACATCCAGAAATCCTAGAGCAGCGATCTCTCCCGGTTAGCATAACTGATAATGATATTTGGAAGCGCCGCTTTCAGGAAATCAACAACTTTGAGAAGCATCTGGTCAATAATGGAACGATCATCCTCAAGTTTTTTCTAAATGTATCTAAAGAGGAGCAGAAAGACCGTTTTTTAGAACGGATTAATCGCCCTGAAAAGAATTGGAAATTCTCTGAAAATGATGCAAATGAGCGTAGCTTTTGGGATGACTATATGGCTGTCTATGAGGATATGTTCAATCACACCAGTACAAAATATGCCCCTTGGTACATTATCCCCGCCGATCATAAATGGTTTACTCGTCTGGTTGTGGCGGGGATCATTTACACCCAGTTGAAGGAACTGAATCTCAAATATCCTACGCTTAGTAAAGAGCAACATCAAGAGCTTTTGAATGCGAAGAAAATTCTGGAGAGCCAGAAATAA
- a CDS encoding fatty acid desaturase family protein: MQVNKSHQSVVLEKEAAKKLKFGKNSGFKTELKRRVDELFQNPDRKARDCPQMYAKTIILLFSFFGLYSLLVLVAQTWWQVIPLCIMLGVVTAGIGFGIQHDGAHHAYSDSLWVNKLMAMSLDLIGGSSYLWHWKHDVLHHTYTNIAGYDKDLDVGIFGRLSPSHPHLAFHRWQHYYLWLLYGFLAIKWHFYDDFYCLIAGKIGDRRYPRPKSSNLVIFFGGKLVFFALAFVIPLQFHGLWQVLASYGLVAFTLGVVLSVVFQLAHVVEEADFPLPIAELSLIEKDWAVHQLETTINFSRNNHFMTWFMGGLNFQIEHHLFPNICHINYPEISKIVEHTCREYGVRYNQHISFWSGLSSHYRWLRKMGTTFRFFEPFSARAIDNGSDAPGTILNDCSE, encoded by the coding sequence ATGCAAGTCAACAAATCTCATCAGTCTGTGGTTCTTGAAAAAGAGGCCGCAAAAAAATTGAAATTTGGCAAGAATAGTGGGTTTAAGACAGAACTAAAACGAAGGGTTGACGAACTTTTTCAAAATCCTGATCGCAAGGCTCGTGATTGTCCACAAATGTATGCGAAAACTATTATCTTGTTGTTTAGCTTTTTCGGATTATATTCTCTATTAGTTTTGGTAGCTCAGACATGGTGGCAGGTAATTCCCTTGTGCATTATGCTCGGTGTCGTTACCGCAGGCATTGGTTTTGGTATTCAACATGATGGCGCACATCACGCATATTCCGATTCGCTATGGGTTAATAAGCTCATGGCGATGAGTTTAGATTTGATTGGCGGCAGTTCTTATCTTTGGCATTGGAAGCACGATGTTCTCCATCATACTTATACCAATATTGCTGGTTATGACAAGGATTTGGATGTGGGAATTTTTGGGCGACTTTCTCCTTCTCATCCGCACTTAGCCTTCCATCGTTGGCAACATTATTATTTGTGGTTGTTGTATGGATTTTTAGCGATTAAGTGGCATTTTTATGATGATTTTTATTGTCTGATCGCTGGCAAAATTGGCGATCGCCGCTATCCACGTCCTAAGTCTAGTAATCTAGTGATATTTTTTGGTGGCAAACTGGTATTTTTCGCGCTTGCCTTTGTGATTCCCTTACAATTTCATGGGCTATGGCAAGTTTTAGCGAGCTATGGATTAGTAGCTTTCACCTTGGGAGTAGTGTTGAGCGTAGTATTTCAATTAGCTCATGTGGTCGAAGAAGCCGATTTCCCATTACCAATTGCCGAGTTGAGTCTCATTGAGAAAGATTGGGCGGTGCATCAGCTCGAAACAACGATAAACTTCTCTCGGAATAACCATTTTATGACATGGTTTATGGGTGGATTGAATTTTCAAATTGAGCATCATTTATTTCCCAATATCTGCCATATTAACTATCCTGAAATATCTAAAATCGTGGAGCATACTTGTCGAGAATATGGAGTGAGATATAACCAACATATTTCTTTTTGGTCAGGATTATCATCCCATTATCGTTGGCTACGAAAAATGGGAACTACTTTTAGATTTTTTGAGCCTTTTTCGGCAAGAGCGATCGATAATGGTTCCGATGCCCCAGGCACAATCTTAAATGATTGCAGTGAATAA
- a CDS encoding SLC13 family permease, whose protein sequence is MGLKQYFGFISKRISALLQRSQLFQHRWIGYLIAVAIYVTLLLIPLPGFEPSAQRAFAVFGLAAFSWGTTLLPLPVTAIVILFLLPFSGAISAQETYAYFGNRAVFFILGAFILASPIMRSGLSTRIALAVVTRYGNSQRQILAAILGLSALMSCFISAHAVAAMLFPIILEVVRAAGAKPGKGFGVAAFLSLAWGVVIGSNTTLLGGARGPLALGILQNTTGQTISFAQWTLFVAPVVLVLLPIAFFVLQGVGQTEQVSLSTARRFLEKRNQQLGEISRREIMTAGILIVTILLWITLGDRWGLDVIALLGVILTFILGVAHWGEVEEDVNWGIFIMYGSAIALSAALNDTGAASALTQLLLGFGIESPLLIFAAVTMIALAMTEFMSNSAAVAVILPVALALAQKYGIEPRAMTLGVVIPAGLGFMLPVSTPALAIAVSSGYVRPLAVLRWGVWLDIISIVVFLGISQFYWPLVGLRG, encoded by the coding sequence ATGGGCCTAAAACAGTATTTTGGGTTTATCTCCAAGCGCATCAGCGCCTTATTGCAACGCTCGCAACTCTTTCAACATCGCTGGATCGGCTACTTAATCGCCGTGGCGATTTATGTCACCCTCTTACTCATCCCCCTTCCCGGGTTTGAACCCAGTGCCCAACGCGCCTTTGCCGTCTTTGGTTTAGCCGCCTTTTCCTGGGGGACCACCCTGCTGCCTCTGCCGGTTACGGCGATCGTCATCCTGTTCTTGCTGCCCTTTAGTGGAGCAATTTCCGCCCAGGAAACCTACGCCTATTTTGGCAACCGGGCGGTGTTTTTCATTCTCGGGGCTTTCATTCTCGCCAGTCCCATCATGCGATCGGGACTCAGTACCCGGATTGCCTTAGCGGTAGTCACCCGATATGGAAACAGCCAGCGCCAGATTCTCGCGGCCATTTTAGGACTCTCGGCCCTGATGTCTTGTTTTATTAGTGCTCATGCCGTGGCAGCCATGTTATTTCCCATTATTTTAGAGGTGGTGCGGGCGGCTGGAGCCAAACCGGGCAAAGGCTTTGGGGTCGCGGCCTTTTTATCCCTCGCCTGGGGCGTCGTGATTGGCTCAAATACTACCCTCCTTGGGGGGGCTAGGGGACCACTAGCCTTGGGAATTCTCCAAAATACCACAGGTCAAACCATTTCCTTTGCCCAATGGACCCTGTTTGTGGCTCCAGTGGTGCTGGTACTGTTACCGATCGCCTTTTTCGTCCTCCAGGGAGTGGGACAAACCGAACAAGTCTCCCTCTCCACAGCGCGCCGGTTCCTAGAAAAGCGCAATCAGCAACTTGGGGAGATTTCTCGCCGGGAAATTATGACCGCAGGAATCTTAATCGTGACCATTTTGTTATGGATCACCCTAGGCGATCGCTGGGGTTTAGATGTGATTGCCTTGTTGGGAGTCATCTTAACGTTTATTCTGGGAGTGGCACATTGGGGTGAGGTCGAAGAAGATGTCAACTGGGGGATTTTTATCATGTATGGCAGTGCGATCGCCCTGTCGGCGGCCCTCAATGATACCGGGGCCGCTTCCGCACTCACCCAACTCCTCTTGGGTTTTGGAATTGAGTCCCCGTTGCTAATCTTCGCTGCCGTCACCATGATCGCCTTGGCAATGACTGAATTTATGAGCAATTCTGCTGCTGTAGCGGTGATTCTACCCGTGGCCCTGGCCCTGGCCCAAAAATATGGGATTGAACCCCGTGCCATGACCCTGGGGGTCGTGATTCCCGCTGGGTTGGGGTTTATGCTGCCCGTGAGTACCCCGGCCTTGGCGATCGCCGTGAGTAGTGGCTATGTTCGTCCTCTGGCGGTCCTGCGCTGGGGAGTCTGGCTGGATATTATTTCGATTGTGGTATTTCTGGGCATTAGCCAATTCTATTGGCCCTTAGTCGGATTGAGGGGTTGA
- the cysC gene encoding adenylyl-sulfate kinase: MQQRGVTVWFTGLSGAGKTTISQGVEKELRSQGYQLEILDGDIVRQNLTKGLGFSKEDRDENIRRIGFVSHLLTRNGVIVLVSAIAPYREIREEVRHRIGDFVQVYVNAPLEVCEERDVKGLYKKARAGEIKNFTGIDDPYEAPLNPDIVCSTKDETEAESIAKVLQYLKDKGYITTA; this comes from the coding sequence ATGCAACAGCGTGGTGTCACGGTGTGGTTTACAGGTTTGAGCGGTGCAGGCAAGACTACCATTAGCCAGGGAGTGGAGAAAGAACTGCGATCGCAAGGATATCAACTCGAAATTCTCGATGGAGATATCGTTCGCCAAAACCTGACGAAGGGACTGGGTTTTAGTAAAGAAGACCGCGACGAAAATATTCGCCGCATCGGTTTTGTCTCTCATTTATTAACCCGCAATGGGGTGATTGTTTTGGTGTCAGCGATCGCCCCTTACCGTGAAATCCGCGAAGAAGTCCGCCATCGGATTGGTGACTTCGTTCAGGTTTATGTAAATGCGCCTCTGGAAGTCTGCGAAGAACGCGATGTCAAGGGGCTTTACAAAAAAGCTCGCGCTGGGGAAATTAAAAACTTTACCGGCATTGATGACCCTTATGAGGCTCCCCTCAATCCGGATATTGTATGTTCTACTAAAGACGAAACCGAGGCAGAAAGTATCGCCAAGGTGCTGCAATATCTCAAAGATAAGGGGTATATCACCACCGCTTAA